The genomic interval AAGTGCTGGTCGCGGGCGAGAGCGGCGGCAATCAGGCGAAGATCCTGCTCACCGCGTCCCTCGTGGGCGGCGCGTACGACTTCCTCGTCGCGACGTTCGGCGCGTGGAAGGAGACCTTCTCGACGAAGGTGCTCCCGGGATTTTCATCCCTGGCGGAAAACTTCCGTCTCGAATTCCGGCTCAACACGCTCGCGTCGGTGATGGGCCTCGGCTACATCATCGGATTGAAATACGCGGCCATCATCTGCGCGGGTTCCTTCCTCTCGTGGTTCGTGCTTATCCCGCTGATCGGCTATCTCGGCAATGAACTGCCCTATCAGCTCGGGACGCTGTCGATACAGACGACAGGACTCGACGCAGCGCAGGTGTTCCGCGCCTACGTGCGCCACATCGGCATCGGCGGCATCGCGATGGCGGGCCTGATCGGGATCTTCAAATCACGCAAGATTATTGCCGGCGCGATGAGTCTTGCGGCCTCCGAATTGTTTGGGCGCAAGACCGAGGCCTCGGAGACAGCGACAGAGCGCACGGACAAGGACATCCCGATGAGTTTTGTTGTGGGGTTGATCGTCGCGGTGCTTGCGGGCGTGTTCATCTTTTTCTGGAAGGGTGTTGTCGGCGATCTCACGCAGGCGATCACCGGACTTCTGATTGTCGCCGTCATCGCCTTCCTGTTCACGACCGTGGCCGCGCGCGCCATCGCGATTGTGGGCACGAATCCCGTCTCGGGCATGACGCTGATGACTCTCATCATCTCGTCGTTCATTCTCGTGCAGGTGGGTCTGACAGGTCCGACCGGAATGATCTCGGCTCTCATCATCGGCGGCGTGGTCTGCACCGCCCTGTCGATGGCCGGCGGTTTCATCACGGATCTCAAGATCGGCTACTGGCTCGGCAACACGCCGAAATACCAGCAGCAGTGGAAATTCCTCGGCACCATCCTGGCCGCGGCCTCCGTCGGCGGCGTGATCCTTCTTCTCAACGAGACGTACGGCTTCACGGGTGAAAACGCGCTCGTCGCGCCGCAGGCCAACGCCATGGCCGCCGTGATTCAGCCGCTGATGTCGAATCAGCCCGCGCCGTGGGCGTTGTATCTCGCCGGCGCCATTCTCGCCATCATCCTCGAGTTGATCCACGTGCCGCCCCTGGCCTTCGCGCTCGGCATGTACATCCCGCTCGAACTGAACACACCGATACTCGCGGGCGGCATGGTCGCGCACTTCGTCTCCAAACGGTCGAAGGACGAGAAGATCAACACCGCGCGCCGCGAGCGCGGCACACTCATCGCCTCGGGCTTCATCGCAGGCGGATCGATCATGGGCGTGGTGAGCGCCGGCATGAAATTCTTCGGCGCGAACTACGAGGAGTGGGGCTGGACCTGGGTCGAAACTCCCCCCGCGGAAATGCTTGCCATCGTTGCGTTCGCGCTTCTTGCGGTGTATCTGGCGTGGGATTCCATGCGGGTGAAGGAATAGTAGAACAGTAGATGGTAGTTGGTAGATCAGTAGATGGTAGGATCTCGCTCGGAGCTACCAACTACCATCTACCAACTACCATCTACCATCTACCATCTAGAATTTCCGTTCGAAATTACTTCCCGGAAATACGCACAGAGTAATTCGTGGTAACAACCATGGTCACGACGCGCTGTTCGCCGGAGGCGGGATCGGCGGGCATAAACATTTTCGAGGTCTCGATGTGTGAGCGCTGCGTGAAGAACTTCTCGGCAGTGCTGTAGACGGCGGTACCGCCCTGCGTGACGATGGTGGCGGGCGAACCGTCGGGCGCGGATTCGGCCTGCGCCTGTGTCATTTCGTAGGTGATGGTGACCGCGCCATCGGCCGCGGCGCGCTGTGACACGATGATCGGCTGAGCCGACGCGGCGGGGCCGAGCTGCAGGCGCGGAAGGAAGAGGAACTGGCGCAACTGCGACGAGAGCACTGTACGATTGAGCGATTCGGGCACTTCCCCGTCGCTCGATTCCGACGTGATATCGACAAGCGCGCCATCGTCGCGGACGCGGAAGCTGAACAGCCATTCACGCGTCGGTGCGCCCGCGGTTTTTCTCTTCTCCACACTTTCGGGACGCTCGATTCGCATCGTGGCGGCAAGACCGGCGGGATTTGCGGGACCCGTCTCGATCACAATTGTCTGTTCACTGCCCTGCGGAATGATGTCCTTGAAGCCGTCGTTGCCGCTGTGCGACTTCTTGATCGTGAACGTGTAGCTCCGATCCGGTTGGAGGGTGGGTGCAAAGTCGGTCTGTTGCGCGCGCAGCATGGGCACTGCGAGCAGAAGGACGGCACTGAGATATAGGGTACGGGTCATGGCGGAGGTCCGATGTTCGACGATTCGGGATACGTTACACATTCCGCGCATGCGGAAAAAGGCAGTTGCTGCTACAGGGGTTTGAACTTCTCGAAGGGTTGACTGCACGCGTTGCAGTACATGATGGCGCGGCAGAGTGTCGGACCGAAGGCATTGTCCATCACCGTGTCGGTGCTGCCGCAGAAGGGACAGGGGACGGCCGAGAACCATTCCCACTCGACATCGCCCGCGTGCGACGAAGGCGGGGCAAGTCCGACGGCGCGCATTTTCTCACGCGCGCTGTCCGAGAGACGGTCCGTGCTCCAGGCTTTTTTCGAGACGACCACATCGGGTTCGAAGCCCACCGCCCGCACCGCTGCGGCGATGTCGGCGCGTATTTCGTGCAGGGCCGGACAGCCGGAGAATGTGGGAATCATCGTGATGGACGCGATGCCGTCCTCGATGTTCACCTCATCGATGATCCCCATTTCCACCACCGACACCGTGGGAATTTCGGGATCCTTCACT from Ignavibacteriota bacterium carries:
- a CDS encoding oligopeptide transporter, OPT family, with protein sequence MEPTTRSLPKNAYTPLQPGEKYIPLVPAGQTPREISLYSVGWGMFFSVLFSAAAAYLGLKIGQVFEAAIPIAIIAVGFSTATKRKNALSENVIIQSIGASSGVVVAGAIFTIPALYILNLPASFLQVFLASMFGGFLGILYLIPFRRYFVKEMHGELPFPEATATTEVLVAGESGGNQAKILLTASLVGGAYDFLVATFGAWKETFSTKVLPGFSSLAENFRLEFRLNTLASVMGLGYIIGLKYAAIICAGSFLSWFVLIPLIGYLGNELPYQLGTLSIQTTGLDAAQVFRAYVRHIGIGGIAMAGLIGIFKSRKIIAGAMSLAASELFGRKTEASETATERTDKDIPMSFVVGLIVAVLAGVFIFFWKGVVGDLTQAITGLLIVAVIAFLFTTVAARAIAIVGTNPVSGMTLMTLIISSFILVQVGLTGPTGMISALIIGGVVCTALSMAGGFITDLKIGYWLGNTPKYQQQWKFLGTILAAASVGGVILLLNETYGFTGENALVAPQANAMAAVIQPLMSNQPAPWALYLAGAILAIILELIHVPPLAFALGMYIPLELNTPILAGGMVAHFVSKRSKDEKINTARRERGTLIASGFIAGGSIMGVVSAGMKFFGANYEEWGWTWVETPPAEMLAIVAFALLAVYLAWDSMRVKE
- the paaJ gene encoding phenylacetate-CoA oxygenase subunit PaaJ produces the protein MSDISTRIWAALEEVKDPEIPTVSVVEMGIIDEVNIEDGIASITMIPTFSGCPALHEIRADIAAAVRAVGFEPDVVVSKKAWSTDRLSDSAREKMRAVGLAPPSSHAGDVEWEWFSAVPCPFCGSTDTVMDNAFGPTLCRAIMYCNACSQPFEKFKPL